The Pseudanabaena sp. PCC 6802 genomic interval TTTTAGCCCGTCACCTATGTGAATGATTTGAGTATAGATTTAAAGCCCTGTCGGAGTGCGATCGCTTTTTAATGCACTTGGTTCTCAGCTATGGGCAACCTCTTTCCTGGCAGTTTCCAAAAGGAATGTAATCGGGAGTCATTTACATGGATCTTATTAAAAGGGGCTGTAACATTGCATTTTTTCAAGGCAGGCGTTCGCAGGCGAGTCCATCTTTGTCCCTATCGAGTAAGAAAGGATCGTCAGGGAAAGCGTCTAAAACTTTTTGAGCCTCCCTCTGTGTAGCAAAGTCCTTACAATCGCAGTTTCCTTGTGACACGCAAATGGAAACTGTGGGGCTGGCTGTATTGACAGCTTTTTTGTTGTTGACTACACTCCCTACCCCTAAAACGATTGCAAAACTAATGCCCACAAATGCGATGAGAAATAGTGGGTTATCCTCTATGCCTGACTTCCTGTTTTCATCTTGAACAATGGGTAGCTTTGGTTTGTTACGTGCGATCGCGCGATCCATCAAACGATATTTCCAATGGTAAACATTTGACTGAATGGAGAATAAAGATCCGATAGATTTAAAGAAATTTTTCACTCTCAGCGTAATCCTTGCAAAGCTAATGAGTCCAGATTACCCAGCTATGCACCTAAATTATCCATTGAGCTATGCAAAAGTCTGGGTATCAGAATCTCCAGCCTGTTTACTAGCTCAAAGCGCAACGATCGCACTCCTGAGCAGCAACTGATTGCGGAAGCCCTGGAGAAAGGACAGCATTGGCAAGTATGCGATCGCTCGGGGAGATCGCTACTCTGGGAGCGGGTTGGTTAAATTAATTGCAATTTGTTATATTGTTGTTAACAGCAATATTTAAGTTAGGAGATATGCCAAATCCACACCCAA includes:
- a CDS encoding excalibur calcium-binding domain-containing protein, which encodes MKNFFKSIGSLFSIQSNVYHWKYRLMDRAIARNKPKLPIVQDENRKSGIEDNPLFLIAFVGISFAIVLGVGSVVNNKKAVNTASPTVSICVSQGNCDCKDFATQREAQKVLDAFPDDPFLLDRDKDGLACERLP